The following proteins are co-located in the Nonlabens ponticola genome:
- a CDS encoding PspC domain-containing protein, which translates to MRIVTELRHYMEKYGFYVSTRMADRLGMRARNVRITFIYFTFATLGAGFAVYLVIAFWLRIKDLIYVKRSSVFDL; encoded by the coding sequence ATGCGAATAGTAACAGAATTGCGTCATTACATGGAGAAGTACGGCTTCTATGTCTCAACGCGCATGGCAGATAGATTAGGTATGCGCGCGCGCAACGTGCGCATCACATTTATCTATTTTACGTTTGCCACATTGGGAGCAGGATTTGCTGTTTATCTTGTTATTGCCTTCTGGTTGCGCATCAAGGATTTGATTTATGTCAAGCGCAGTTCAGTTTTTGATTTATAG
- a CDS encoding potassium channel family protein, which yields MRSKLSIAFLLLAGVLLMGVVGYKILLDLSWVDSLYMTVITVTTVGYREMGDPSASAKLFTIFIILTSVVIVGYSVSVISEYLLSRNSIKSRRERERKKYVKSMEHHVIVCGYGRNGKQAVAKLEDYKKPFVIVEKEQEVIDNCYLENKHFVRGNANEDEVLLQAGIEKAAVLITALPDDADNLFIVLSARQLNKDLKIISRASEETSYKKLKLAGADNVILPDQIGGQHMASLIVSPDLIEFWDNLSGGHAGMNLEQISFEQMFDHERPCSIIDLNLRHETGCTIIGYKTVDGEYVVNPNPTTKIVPGSKIIVVGNVDQIAKLQKFYRILE from the coding sequence ATGCGCAGTAAATTATCCATTGCATTTCTATTACTAGCTGGTGTCCTACTCATGGGTGTCGTGGGATACAAGATTTTATTAGATTTATCGTGGGTCGACTCGCTATACATGACTGTCATCACGGTTACCACAGTAGGCTACCGCGAGATGGGTGACCCTAGTGCCAGTGCTAAGTTATTTACCATCTTTATTATTTTGACCAGCGTGGTGATCGTTGGTTATTCAGTATCGGTCATTTCAGAATACTTGTTGAGCCGTAATTCTATAAAATCACGCCGCGAGAGAGAACGAAAAAAATATGTCAAGTCTATGGAACATCATGTTATAGTATGTGGTTACGGTCGCAATGGTAAGCAGGCAGTGGCAAAACTTGAAGATTATAAAAAGCCTTTTGTCATTGTTGAGAAAGAGCAAGAAGTAATTGACAACTGCTATCTCGAGAACAAGCATTTTGTGCGTGGCAATGCTAATGAGGATGAGGTGTTGCTGCAGGCTGGTATTGAGAAGGCCGCCGTTCTTATAACTGCGTTACCAGATGATGCAGATAACCTGTTTATCGTATTGAGTGCACGTCAACTCAATAAAGACCTCAAGATTATCTCGCGCGCTAGTGAAGAAACAAGCTACAAAAAGCTAAAACTTGCTGGTGCCGACAACGTTATATTACCTGACCAAATAGGTGGTCAACATATGGCGTCTTTAATTGTAAGTCCCGACTTAATCGAGTTCTGGGACAATTTGAGCGGTGGCCATGCTGGTATGAATCTAGAACAAATAAGCTTTGAGCAAATGTTTGATCACGAACGTCCTTGTTCTATTATAGATCTCAATCTGCGTCATGAGACAGGCTGTACGATTATTGGCTATAAAACAGTCGATGGTGAATATGTGGTGAATCCTAATCCCACGACTAAGATCGTTCCAGGTTCTAAAATTATCGTTGTAGGTAATGTTGATCAAATCGCAAAACTGCAGAAGTTTTATCGCATCCTAGAATAG